The following are encoded in a window of Psychrobacter sp. P11F6 genomic DNA:
- a CDS encoding sulfite exporter TauE/SafE family protein: MANMMDSDSTQTLVLMVIFALASLLHGISGLGVTLVTTTALASIYPLPHAIVLVIFPSLLLNAITWLAGGGRTIWQNFIYYGTRYWLLALTSLVGSILGAKLLLWVDSAYILLLLAAVIGFYVISSLLGKQLRLPATKPVLIIVGFSAGVIGGATNAMSTILMMYLLSASDDKNTIAKVGNMCYFLGKIAQIIVLREPIMALSSGEWQLIILLSVLSIAALLVGIRLRRYLPQARFRQLILLILTVLGIRVGWQGVMAFL, translated from the coding sequence ATGGCTAATATGATGGATAGTGATAGCACCCAGACGTTGGTATTGATGGTAATCTTTGCGCTGGCATCGTTGCTACACGGTATTAGTGGGCTGGGTGTGACGTTGGTGACGACCACTGCGCTTGCTAGTATCTATCCGTTACCACATGCTATTGTGTTGGTCATTTTTCCGTCATTATTGCTTAATGCCATTACTTGGCTCGCGGGTGGCGGGCGCACAATTTGGCAAAATTTTATCTATTACGGCACGCGTTATTGGTTACTGGCGTTGACCAGCTTAGTTGGTAGTATTCTAGGCGCGAAGCTCTTACTATGGGTCGACAGCGCCTATATTTTATTACTATTGGCAGCGGTTATTGGTTTTTATGTCATAAGCAGCTTGCTTGGTAAGCAACTCCGTCTACCTGCTACCAAGCCTGTATTGATTATCGTTGGCTTTAGTGCAGGCGTGATTGGCGGGGCGACCAATGCCATGTCGACCATACTGATGATGTATCTGCTGTCTGCCAGTGATGATAAAAATACCATCGCTAAAGTCGGTAACATGTGCTATTTTTTGGGTAAAATCGCCCAAATTATTGTATTGCGTGAGCCTATTATGGCACTCAGCAGTGGTGAATGGCAGCTGATTATTCTACTTAGTGTACTATCGATTGCTGCGCTTTTAGTCGGCATCCGCTTGCGTCGCTATTTGCCACAAGCACGCTTTCGTCAGCTTATTTTATTGATACTTACCGTGCTTGGTATTCGTGTCGGCTGGCAGGGAGTTATGGCATTTTTGTAA
- the coaBC gene encoding bifunctional phosphopantothenoylcysteine decarboxylase/phosphopantothenate--cysteine ligase CoaBC — protein MSNIVLAITGGIAAYKSAIFARLLIKAGFEVRVIMTTGAQAFITPLTLQALTGNEVHISLLDEQAEAGMGHIELAKWADLIIIAPASANTLARLAMGMADDLLTTVCLATAAPVIIAPAMNQQMWAHPAVNLNVQTLRDMNYQIIQPASGEQACGDVGAGRLPEPEQLLAEVLLFNAMQTAPQLLAGKRVVITAGPTVEAIDPVRYLSNHSTGKMGFALARACVAAGADVILIAGGKVALPTPLNVTRIDVLSAKEMLIAAQQCVDGTHSALQYVPEDEHNHSHDHEHDHSYQHEHHGECDCGDDHSHSHDHSHEIDDKQHAHSENQNVMADIFIATAAVADYRTEEAAPQKIKKTQDAMTLSLVKNPDILATISLAHPALFVVGFAAETQDIERYARGKLVSKDLDLIACNDVSRADIGFASDNNAMQVFFSERYKSEAVTLEKASKDKIAEQLAGIIGETIWQRHNGHNA, from the coding sequence ATGTCCAATATTGTGCTTGCTATCACTGGCGGTATCGCCGCTTATAAATCTGCTATCTTTGCCCGCCTATTAATCAAGGCAGGCTTTGAGGTGCGTGTCATTATGACCACAGGCGCACAAGCCTTCATTACGCCACTGACCCTGCAAGCTTTGACTGGCAATGAGGTGCATATCTCCTTGTTAGATGAGCAAGCAGAAGCGGGGATGGGTCATATTGAGCTGGCGAAATGGGCAGATTTAATCATCATTGCCCCAGCCTCTGCCAATACGCTTGCGCGTCTCGCGATGGGCATGGCTGATGATTTATTGACAACCGTATGCCTTGCAACGGCGGCACCAGTCATCATTGCACCAGCCATGAATCAGCAGATGTGGGCGCACCCTGCGGTCAATCTCAATGTCCAAACCCTGCGCGATATGAATTATCAGATTATTCAACCTGCTAGCGGTGAGCAAGCCTGCGGTGATGTGGGAGCAGGGCGTTTGCCTGAACCAGAGCAGCTATTGGCAGAAGTGTTATTATTTAACGCCATGCAAACCGCGCCGCAATTATTGGCAGGTAAACGAGTGGTAATTACTGCAGGACCGACGGTAGAAGCTATCGATCCGGTGCGTTACTTGTCCAATCACTCTACTGGTAAGATGGGCTTTGCATTAGCACGTGCTTGCGTGGCTGCTGGTGCAGACGTTATCTTGATTGCGGGTGGCAAAGTGGCACTGCCGACACCGCTGAATGTCACGCGCATTGATGTATTGTCGGCTAAAGAGATGCTGATAGCAGCCCAGCAGTGCGTGGATGGTACGCACAGTGCGCTACAGTATGTGCCTGAAGATGAGCACAACCATTCTCACGATCACGAACACGATCATAGCTATCAACATGAACATCATGGCGAGTGTGATTGTGGCGATGATCATAGCCACAGTCATGACCACAGCCATGAGATTGATGATAAACAGCATGCTCATAGCGAGAATCAAAATGTAATGGCGGATATCTTTATTGCCACGGCGGCTGTCGCTGATTATCGTACTGAAGAAGCTGCCCCGCAAAAAATTAAAAAAACCCAAGATGCGATGACGCTGAGTTTGGTCAAAAACCCTGATATTCTAGCGACGATTTCGCTTGCGCATCCAGCGCTGTTTGTCGTTGGTTTTGCGGCAGAAACGCAAGATATCGAGCGCTATGCTCGTGGCAAACTGGTGTCTAAAGATCTAGATTTGATTGCTTGTAATGATGTTTCACGAGCAGATATTGGTTTTGCCAGCGATAACAATGCCATGCAGGTATTTTTCTCAGAGCGTTATAAGAGTGAAGCTGTGACACTTGAGAAGGCGAGCAAAGATAAGATTGCCGAGCAGTTGGCTGGCATCATTGGCGAGACAATATGGCAACGCCATAATGGTCACAATGCCTAG
- the radC gene encoding RadC family protein — protein sequence MAIKDWHEDDRPREKLLKFGAEHLSDAEILAIFLRTGTQSQSAIELARHLIEQFGSLAELLAAPQQMVLACHGIGPAKYAQILASLEMGTRYLDSQLKTGHALGHSQMVKDYISTQLRGEHREVFAVLCLDNALNLINFEILFTGGISSCSVCIKHVLRHALSHAASQLIVAHNHPHTDATPSTADNLLTYELKKACDLIDLSLVDHIIVGRNETLSYAESCLAPFG from the coding sequence ATGGCGATTAAAGACTGGCATGAAGATGATAGACCACGTGAAAAACTACTAAAATTTGGGGCAGAGCATTTATCTGATGCCGAGATATTAGCGATATTTCTGCGCACAGGTACGCAGTCACAGTCAGCTATCGAGCTGGCGCGTCATTTGATCGAGCAATTTGGTAGCTTGGCAGAATTATTGGCAGCGCCGCAACAGATGGTTCTTGCTTGTCATGGTATTGGTCCTGCCAAATACGCGCAGATATTGGCCTCACTTGAGATGGGCACGCGTTATTTGGACAGTCAGCTTAAAACTGGTCACGCACTTGGGCACTCGCAAATGGTCAAAGACTATATCAGCACTCAGCTGCGCGGGGAGCATCGCGAAGTCTTTGCGGTACTTTGCTTAGACAATGCGTTAAATCTCATTAATTTTGAGATACTGTTTACTGGCGGCATCTCCTCTTGCTCCGTCTGTATCAAACACGTTCTGCGTCATGCCTTGAGTCACGCCGCCAGCCAACTCATTGTCGCACACAATCATCCGCATACCGACGCGACCCCTTCAACGGCAGACAACTTATTAACTTACGAGCTAAAGAAAGCCTGCGATTTAATCGATTTATCCTTGGTAGACCACATCATTGTTGGACGCAATGAGACATTATCTTATGCCGAAAGCTGCTTAGCGCCTTTTGGATAA
- a CDS encoding acyl-CoA dehydrogenase has product MAIGLFILAIIIQLAMVLAIFLLSLSRVTGSIVALVTVLVTAFISPWSLILGIPIALLCIVLLVAPIRQSLITRPVYKTLGGAMPSMSDTEREALDAGTSWWEKELFMGAPDWDTFAQYPYPELSAEEQSFIDNEVEVLCAMLDEWKIQHEDKELSPEAWQFIKANGFLGLIIPKEFGGLDFSSYAQSRIMSKIASRSPTAAVTCMVPNSLGPGELLMHYGTDAQKQRWLPGLAKGDEVPCFGLTGPEAGSDAGAIPDTGVVCYGAHEGEQVLGLRMNFSKRWITLAPIATVVGLAFKMHDPEGLLGNPDKTDYGITCALVPASHEGVIIGPRHNPIGSPFMNGTVDGKDVFIPLDYIIGGVENAGRGWRMLMECLGVGRGISLPALSTSASEMTYLSVGAFAKVREQFKISVGKFEGVQDATSRMASNTYMLEAFRHLVTCGLNQGGTPSVMTAMAKYYATETMRSVVNDGMDVVGGRAVQMGPRNFLATPYQAIPVSITVEGANILTRSLMIFGQGAMRCHPYLFDELQLLQSEDKEGALKQFDTLFFKHLGYTFNRGAKAFVAGYVGGSNHAPSFADSFTRPYYKYINRLSASFALTADMALGLLAGDLKRKEMLSGRLADIHSHLFISTAILQFYEHGTKSASERLHAEVALQNSLYTIQEAFEAFFANFPNRMAASLVSFVTFPSGSIFTPPSDELKRKLGDAFMDDFEANPFRDYLKTMVYYNTEADDVTGRMEHAYQTLLSIEPLWQRFKKAEHQDSFEGLTFEDHVVYASQNGDITEEEAEVLIQYNAIRFNSLLTDVFDKHLLHAQERTNPHSLDNAVQQLTDYAQLKNDAQARNGIATNMTAENDVNSNDLGTPVNTDKPTGDANPNHGYESDGDVEMVKEQDTIEEVRAQTNFDESEPKIEALDHRHRDAESHLSERMSNNHRLNQHNADDLEPSEISENAENVKDDIDKPAATDPKWQDGLRRDESDKV; this is encoded by the coding sequence ATGGCAATTGGCTTATTTATTTTGGCAATCATTATTCAATTAGCCATGGTTTTAGCCATCTTTTTATTGTCCCTATCACGAGTCACAGGCAGTATCGTTGCCCTAGTTACCGTCCTTGTCACCGCCTTTATCAGTCCTTGGTCGCTCATTTTGGGCATACCAATCGCTTTACTTTGCATCGTTTTGCTCGTCGCCCCTATTCGTCAGTCACTGATTACCAGACCTGTTTACAAGACTTTGGGCGGGGCAATGCCGAGCATGAGCGATACCGAGCGAGAAGCACTCGATGCGGGTACCAGCTGGTGGGAAAAAGAGCTGTTTATGGGTGCGCCTGACTGGGATACTTTTGCTCAATATCCCTATCCAGAGCTGTCGGCAGAAGAGCAAAGCTTTATTGATAATGAAGTAGAAGTACTATGCGCCATGCTTGATGAATGGAAAATTCAGCATGAAGACAAAGAGCTGTCGCCTGAAGCGTGGCAATTTATCAAAGCCAATGGATTTTTAGGCTTAATCATTCCAAAAGAGTTTGGCGGTTTAGATTTTAGCTCTTATGCACAAAGCCGTATCATGAGCAAAATCGCTTCACGCTCGCCAACCGCTGCGGTTACCTGTATGGTGCCAAACTCGCTCGGCCCTGGTGAGCTGTTGATGCACTATGGTACGGACGCGCAAAAACAGCGTTGGCTACCCGGTCTTGCCAAGGGTGACGAGGTGCCTTGCTTTGGTTTGACTGGCCCAGAAGCAGGTTCCGATGCTGGTGCGATTCCAGATACAGGGGTGGTTTGTTATGGTGCGCATGAGGGCGAGCAAGTGCTCGGTTTGCGTATGAACTTTTCTAAGCGCTGGATTACCCTCGCACCTATCGCCACGGTCGTGGGTTTAGCATTCAAGATGCACGATCCTGAAGGTTTGCTTGGCAATCCTGATAAGACCGATTACGGTATCACTTGTGCGCTCGTTCCTGCCAGCCATGAAGGCGTTATCATAGGACCACGCCATAATCCAATTGGCTCGCCATTTATGAATGGTACAGTCGATGGTAAAGACGTCTTTATTCCACTAGATTACATCATTGGCGGCGTCGAAAATGCGGGTCGCGGTTGGCGTATGCTGATGGAGTGCTTGGGCGTTGGTCGCGGCATCTCTTTACCAGCTTTATCAACCTCAGCCAGTGAAATGACATATCTGTCTGTCGGTGCTTTTGCCAAAGTACGCGAACAGTTTAAAATCTCTGTTGGCAAGTTTGAAGGCGTCCAAGACGCTACCAGCCGCATGGCAAGTAACACTTATATGCTAGAGGCATTTCGTCACCTCGTCACCTGCGGTCTGAACCAAGGCGGCACACCATCAGTGATGACGGCAATGGCAAAATACTATGCGACTGAAACCATGCGCAGTGTGGTTAACGACGGTATGGATGTGGTTGGTGGTCGCGCGGTACAGATGGGTCCACGTAACTTTTTGGCCACACCTTATCAGGCAATTCCAGTATCTATCACGGTTGAAGGCGCAAATATCTTGACGCGCTCACTCATGATATTTGGTCAAGGCGCGATGCGTTGCCATCCTTATCTCTTTGATGAGCTGCAATTGCTGCAAAGCGAAGATAAAGAAGGCGCACTCAAACAGTTCGACACGCTATTTTTTAAACATTTGGGTTATACCTTTAATCGCGGCGCAAAGGCATTTGTCGCAGGTTATGTCGGTGGCAGTAATCATGCACCAAGCTTTGCGGACAGCTTTACTCGTCCCTACTACAAATACATCAACCGCCTGAGCGCAAGCTTTGCCTTAACGGCTGACATGGCATTAGGGTTGCTCGCTGGTGACTTAAAACGTAAAGAGATGCTGTCTGGGCGCTTAGCTGATATTCATAGCCATTTATTCATTAGCACTGCTATTTTGCAGTTTTATGAGCATGGTACTAAATCAGCTTCCGAACGCTTGCATGCTGAGGTTGCCTTACAAAATAGCTTATATACCATTCAAGAAGCTTTTGAAGCCTTTTTTGCAAACTTCCCTAATCGTATGGCGGCCAGTTTGGTCAGTTTTGTGACTTTTCCCAGCGGCTCTATCTTTACGCCGCCAAGCGATGAGCTCAAACGCAAGCTGGGCGATGCTTTTATGGATGACTTTGAAGCCAACCCGTTCCGTGATTATCTCAAAACCATGGTCTATTATAATACTGAAGCTGATGATGTCACTGGACGTATGGAACACGCTTATCAAACGCTACTGAGCATCGAGCCATTATGGCAGAGGTTTAAAAAGGCTGAACACCAGGACAGTTTTGAAGGGCTTACTTTTGAGGATCATGTGGTATATGCCAGCCAAAACGGCGATATTACCGAAGAAGAAGCTGAAGTGCTTATTCAGTACAACGCCATACGCTTTAACTCATTATTGACTGACGTGTTCGATAAACATTTATTGCATGCCCAAGAGCGCACCAATCCACACAGCCTCGATAATGCTGTACAGCAACTGACGGACTATGCACAATTGAAAAATGACGCGCAAGCCAGAAATGGCATTGCGACAAACATGACAGCTGAAAATGATGTCAACTCTAATGACTTGGGTACGCCCGTCAATACAGACAAACCAACTGGCGATGCCAACCCCAATCATGGTTATGAGAGTGACGGTGATGTAGAAATGGTCAAAGAGCAAGATACTATTGAGGAGGTACGTGCACAGACCAACTTTGATGAGTCTGAGCCTAAGATCGAAGCACTAGATCATCGCCACCGTGATGCAGAGTCACACTTAAGTGAACGCATGAGTAACAACCATCGTCTGAATCAACATAATGCTGACGACCTAGAGCCTTCTGAAATATCTGAAAATGCAGAAAATGTGAAGGATGATATAGACAAACCTGCCGCTACTGATCCTAAATGGCAGGATGGTCTACGCCGTGATGAAAGTGACAAAGTTTAA